AGGCGCgttgattggcggtggcggcgctgcTTGGGGGGCGGAGATGATGGCACCGATGGGAATTCTGCGGGGCGGCCATGGGGTTTCTCCCCTCTCTCGATTTGGCTTGCAGCAGAAGAAAAAAGAGAGGCGAGAGAGACGTGAGGGAGGAGGAAAGGTGCGGTCCAGGCAGAGATAAAGAGAGGGGGAGGGAGCAGGTGAGGGGGAGAGAGAGGTGGAGGACCACGGCGTGGTGTGGCTGAGAGAGCACGTCTCTCTCGTGCTTGTGGGGAAGACGTCAAACAGAAAGAAAAGGGACGTACCCCTTCGTCCAGGAAAAGTGGGCCGAGTTGTTGGTGGGCTGAggcaagagagaaagagagaagaAGTTGGGCCGCCGGAGGGGAGAGGAAAAAGAGAGGGATGGGCCAGGGAGGAGAGAGTGGCCCAGGTTGAGGGGAAGgtgttttagttttatttagcaagtccttttctttcatttttcccaaactgaTTTGGAAATCAATTTGAAAACAAACCAAAATAGCACCACTTTATTTTGAAATATGAAAACATTGAAAATAATTTTGTTTGTTTGATACCTTTATAGATTAGGGTTTTATTTTAAGAAAAGGACAAGGGGGATGGTTTATTATAAAacccatatgagagggaaaccgAAATAGTTTGGGTTtgtaaaaataattttatttattaaaatcatggatgatatgatgcatgatgcatgatgatgcacaaaaggaaAGCACAGACAAATCTAATGTGGgatactacccggggccgttacaatcacCACTTGccatcatcctctcatgggcataccacatgacttctcgtggcacattcttcattctttgtattggtcaaccttgtatcttctcatgctctatcatactatcttgaggtgtataaagaattcttcacttgaAATCAagctgtaagggtatattgcccctatgtgtggttttggtaattaatgacaacccctatggactaatgttttcattgagtttatatgaaggaatattccataggtactacttgctctccatgtgttggattcaagtatggatgccatgtaaataaagatacatcttgtgtgttggcatcaagatcatcgatttgaagacatatatgtgatatgatcaagaagaagaaatgaagatggagttattatgtggaactcaatattagccatgctctatcttaagtgagtatgagaagatacaaggttgagttgggtaagttcaagatgagcatcttgagtggatcacacgcttgaagcttgccgtccatttggtgataatggacatgtgaagatgtgcatcaatgaagctttcccatcatagtgtatgggggagcatttgtgagtcttcactaagcaacattgatcaagagaggcattccggcttgagtgaagcttgaagagttatcatcaagatcgagcgggatgcgcaaggcaaaggtatggccttgctaggttttccttttaccggtctcaaggtggatgttgggagaccggattataggatagatagccgcactattaagaggggctttcggttgggtaacttgatcacatcgtcttagggagctcaatcctttgcatactttgcatatccttattgcttcttggtgtttctccgtgtgaggttcttgagcttgttgctagctttacaacaagcccaagttcatcgaaaacggagttcgcatgcatcttctattgcgttttcgaggttgggtgattttaccgattattcatgatataaggttctaccttttatattcatgataaaattcccttctacagattcttgagtttgcactttctataagatagcatttgttgttatcttccaaacaaaattagtttcattcgaatcggagttcgggagcattagttattaaagattaaagaaaaagggaaaagaataaaaaaaaaggaaaaggaaaaacagGAGGAGGGGCTGCCGGTCGGCCGCCCGGCCTGCCAGGCCAtgcgccggcccagccggccaggacCGGCGCTAACCGGACCGGCGCCAACCAGGCCGTGCGCCGGCCCACATCTCCCTAGCCCGGCTCCCTCCCCGGCCCGACCGGCGCCCCACCGGGCCGCCTCATCGCCGGATGGCCCACGCGGCCCGGCGCCCCGTGCGGCCCGGGGGATTCGATGCCCTGTGCGGCGCGCAGCCTTGCCCGGTTGCTAGGCCGGCCCGACCGGATCCCCTGCTGGGCTCCTCAGCGCCTGggtcggtcggccggcctggcagccggctgggcagtgtttttctgcccgtttttcttgCCTTTCTCTTGTCTTTTCCCCCCtaacggttttatttgctcctagctataaatagacccttcttccaccttgagcaagttacttcttccctttctctcacctccattgttgcatttgaagaagttgctctctctcttgttcccccccatgattcttgctcattcttgagggatctaagagaggagatctagatctacacttccaccacacCATTttttctctaagtgaggggaactcttgggatctagatcttgaagtcttttgttgactttctccattgttcttcctctccaatctcatcctagcatctgttgtttgggtgggatttgagagtgaaggatttgaacacctctagtgtttttgctttgcatcattgcatagtgttgagctctccaccacgattagttcgagtgagagaccgtgagcttgttactcttggaggtgacctcctagttggcttggtgattggtgctccggtgatctcttcaagaagattgtgaagaggcccgggcttctccttcgtggagcttgtgaagtggttgtggagcttgccatctccggagcggaggaaaagctaaccataaggaaagggccattatccttcgtgggtgtggttcggagaatagggtgagccttcgtggcgcggggaatccttcgtgggacctccactcctccaaacgtgacgtaccttcttgcaaaggaagggaacacgggaatacatcctcgtctccgcgtgcctcggttatttctatacccgagctctctttccttgtgatagccatcgtgcttgaagttcatatatcttgctatcacttgtgctacatatatattgtgcttatcttgcttagctctagttgctattgttacacttagttgagcttagcatatttagggtttgtgcttgtaaactaaacgatagtttaattccgcattcttacaagacaaatcggcaagagtttttaattgcctattcaccccccctctaggcgacatctcgatcttacacaagcactcaagatcttgatcatccattgcttatcacataagctagagcatggctaatcttgagttccacataagaactccatcttcatttcttcttgatcatatcacatatatatcttcaaatcgatgatcttgatgccaatacacaaggtatatatttatcttcatggcatccatacttgaatccaacacatggagtacaagtagtacctatggaatataacttcatataaactcaatgaaaacattagttcataggggttgtcacttaattaccaaaaccacacataggggcaatatacccttacacttaCCCATTCCAACCAACATGACAAAGATTTGGTTGAACCAGACCGACATGAACATATAGGCTAGAATTCATATAGGAGTTTCAACTTTATGTTAATCAATTTGGAATTACAAAATTTATACAATGTTTAACAATACCGAAGATTTTTATTCCTGTAAGTAATCCATATGGCCACTTACTGTATTCAACCGTGGTCACATGCTCCGTAAGGATCACCGagagttttgtgttttttttgaaTGCAATCGTCTGCTGACGTTCGGACATGATATCTACAACCATGGTGGCTCATGGTTCATTAATATACTACATAATGCAAAACCTCGGATGTTGTCAAATTATACATTATGCATTTCTCAGTCGTAAAAAGAATCATAGGATGGTTTAGTGATAGCTCAAGCATGTGTTGTATCGTTCTTATGTTGATTGTCCAAAATTATGGGATGTTTGGCAAGTACTTGTAAAGTTGTAATGGTACAATATAGTGTTTAGCATAGAGTTCATTAGCCTTTCGTAAAACTTTTCTTTTATGGATTAGCCTTTCATACATAAACTAACCAAGACCCATATGTGAGGACCCTAGATAAATTACTAAAGATAACTTGGCAAAGAGAAAGGAAAACCTTTTTTTAGAAACTTATTATCTTTTTTATATATagaaacaactaagaaaacttgaatatgtgaaaaaattgtttcttttTCTCCCCTTAGGGAATACTATTCAACATTTTTTCTCACATTTCATTTTGCTCGTAGTATATGGCATATTGTGCATATCATATACAACTTACCCACTTCAACCAATATGGCAAAGATTTGGTTGAACGGGATCGACAAGAACATATAGGCTAGAATTCAGATAGGAGTTTCAATTTTATGCTGGTCAATTTGGAATTCCTGAGATGATACAATGTGTAACAAGACTAAAGCTTTTTATTTCCTTCAAGTGTAATCCATATGGCCACTTAAAATAAGGAAAACGCTTTGGATCCGGCGACCGATCGCGCGCCAGCGATCGGTCGTCCGGCCTCGCTCCCGCGCCGGCTTAATGGACCTTCTTTTTTCGGCCCAACAATGGTTTCGCTGCAAAACACATAAGTGAGATGATGAACTATTTGTTGTAAACAATCCGTAATTTTTGTAGGATTTGTTGTTAACAATTGTTGTAAAGAGATAAAAAAAATTTATGCTAATAACAAagtgattttttattttgttgtAATTATTTGTGACTTTGGATAAAATAGTAGGTGATTTTTGTTATAATTCTATCTGTAGCAAATTAAATAGTCTATGGTTTTTGTGGATGATGTTTGCGACTTTTGTTGTAAACACCCGAATTATTTGTGGCATGTGTTGctaattattgttgtaaatattTTACTGGTTTGTTCTAAAGATATTTCTGAAATGAAAGCAGACTTTTATTGTAAACATCCTAATAAAATAATGTTGGTTTTTGTTATTAATTATTGTTGTAAGTATGTTTCCGATTTGTTGTAAAGATATTTATTGCATGGAAACTGACTATTATTGTAAACACCCAAATAAAAAATATTgtttttgttgttaattattatTGTAAATATATTAATAATTTGTTGTACATATATGTGAAGATTTACTGTGAAAATTTTGTTGTAATACTTTCTATTTTCTGTACACAAAGCGGCGGAATTTTGTTGCTATACTAAACAGCGGGTTTTGTTGTAAATATCTGAAAGTTTGGGGGCAAAGGGAAACACGTGTTCGGTTTAAACTGATAAACTTAGGACCGCGGGTTGATTTTCCAAAAACCAGGGGGTAAAATGCAAAAATGGAAATGCTGCTAATTCTAGCCGGTAGATCGCGATCGGACGGCCGGAACAGCAACCGATTTTCTCTGCCCGGATCGGTCGCCCGACGCTGAGCGCGCGCCTTAAAATAATCCTTTTCGGTTACCGCCTCGGCCCACCCGAAAGCAAAGCCCAACAGGCGTCGGTTACAGCCTCGGAAAAGAATCCTTGGCCGACGCAGAATCCAACTGGCCCGGTACGACAAAGAGTACAacggagcccgcgccggcctggtgtggtaGACGGCCATCGTCCCCACTTCCGTCGCAAATCCTCCGCACCGTCTCaaatccccaaaccctagccaacccCGACTCGCCGCGACGATGCCGTCGGCGGCCGCGGGCCCGACGGCGGTGGCTCCGCCGATGCCGAAGCCCTCCGCCCCCGCCGCCCTCCCGTTCGCCGGGATCTCGGCGGACCTCTACCCGACGGAGGACGACCTGCCCTACGAGGAGGAGATCCTGCGGGAGCCGTTCAAGCTCAAGGGGTGGTGGCGCTACCTCGtcgcccgcgccgccgcgcccttCCCCAAGCGCGCCGTCATCTACGAGCGCGCGCTCAAGGCGCTGCCGGGCAGCTACAAGCTCTGGCACGCCTACCTCCGCGAGCGCCTCGACCACGCGCGCCCCCACCCGATCTCCCACCCGGCCTACGCCTCCCTCAACAACACCTTCGAGCGCGCGCTCGCCACCATGCACAAGATGCCGCGCGTCTGGGCGCTCTACCTCGCCTCGCTGCTCGACCAGCGCCTGCTCACGCGCGGCCGCCGCGCCTTCGACCGCGCCCTCCGCGCGCTGCCCGTCACGCAGCACGACCGCATCTGGCCGCTCTACCTGCGCCTCGCGTCCCTGCACGCCTGCCCCGTCGAGACCTCCTTCCGCGTCTTCCGCCGCTACCTCCAGTTCGACCCCTCCCACGCCGAGGACTTCATCGAGTTCCTTGTGTCATCTAACCGCTGGCAGGAGGCCGCCGACCGCCTCGCGTCCGTGCTCAACGACGACGGCTTCCGCTCCGTCAAGGGGAAGACCAGGCACCAGCTCTGGCTCGAGCTCTGCGACATCCTCACCAAGCACGCAGATGAGGTGGCCGGGCTCAAGGTGGACGCCATACTGCGGGGCGGGATCCGCAAGTTCACCGACGAGGTTGGCAAGCTCTGGACCTCGCTCGCGGATTACTACGTCAGGAGGACCCTCTATGAGAAGGCGAGGGACGTGTTCGAGGAAGGGGTTGCTTCGGTGATGACGGTGCAGGAGTTCAGTGTGGTGTTTGAGGCATATACGCAGTTTGAGCAGAGTATGCTTGCCGCAAAGCTCGAGGCAGCTGAAGAGGACGACGGGGGTGAGGGGAGCGACGAGGATGACAGGAAGAGTGGGATGGACAAGCTATCCAAGAAATTTCTTGCAGGGTGTTGGTTGACTGATGAAGATGATACTGATTTGAGGCTGGCAAGGTTTGAGCGGCTATTGGATCGCAGACCAGAGCTCCTTAGCAGTGTTCTCTTAAGACAGAATCCACATAATGTGGAGGAGTGGCACAGGTGAGACTTGATCTGGCACATCCATTATCAGTTAGTTCTCTAAAAATGAAtactgttcaatccattcaatgcATTTATTCTCAAGGACAAGCTTAGTAATGCATTTTAGGCGGTCTTCAACTTGATGATGGAATTGGCTAACAGTGCAATAATATGTGCAGGAGGGTAAAACTTTTCGAGAAGGAGCCTGCAAGGCAAGTAGCGACATATGTTGAGGCTGTGAAAACTGTGGACCCAATGAAGGCTGTCGGGAAACCTCATACTCTATGGGTGGCATTTGCAAAGATGTATGAGCAACATAACCGTTTAGATAGTGCTGAAGATATCTTCAAAAAGGCTACACAAGTGAACTACAAGGTAGCGGACCACTTGGCTACAGTTTGGTGTGAATGGGCGGAGATGGAACTGCGCAACCAAAACTTTGACAAGGCGATTGAGCTGATGAGGTTAGCAACAGCAGAGCCCTCTGTCGAGGTGAAGAGGCGAGGTATAATTTATTTTCTTGAGTTGTGTTGATTTCTTGGGTACTCCCTCCTTTCTGATTTAGTCTACATTCTAGAAAAAATAAGACAAACTAGTAttgcatttattagtactacttgGATATgttaacaaccaatccaagctacaTTGAAAATAGCAACATCCAATAAAGAGAGCAAAACCACTTCGTTTTCAGTGTTATTATTGACTAAAACCTTAGATTATTTTAGAACAAATTTTGGGGCTAGAGTGTAGAGTACTTCAGAAAGGAGGGGCTGTTTGACAAATCATTTTTGCTAACAATTTGCATTTTCAGCTGCTGCTGAGGGAGATGAGCCAGTCCAGCTGAGATTACATAAATCTCTGAAACTATGGAGTTTCTATGTTGATCTGGAGGAGAGCCTTGGATCGCTGGAAACAACCCGTGCTGTTTACGAGAGAATATTAGATTTAAGAATTGCCACTCCTCAAATAATTCTTAATTACGCGTTTCTTCTTGAGGTAGGATCTTTGTGCGAAGCACACACTTTTGAAGTTTCAAGTAGACTTTATTATATGGATATACAATggttgtttactgttttcttcctCTGCAGGAGAACAAGTATTTCGAAGATGCATTCAAGGTGTTTGAAAGAGGTGTAAAAATATTCAAGTATCCTCATGTTAAGGATATTTGGGTTACCTACCTCACAAAGTTTGTAAAGAGGTACCAGCGAAGCAAGCTAGAGCGGGCAAGAGAGCTGTTCACTGAAGCTGTCCAAAAGGTTAATAGAAACttaacccttcttgaattttgtcATTAGTCTACTTGAACTGCCTGTAATTAATGCTATTACCAACTTATATTTGTCAAATTATGCTTCTAATTTATCACTAGTGACCTGATCACAAATTTTGTCTGTGCTTTGTTTCGCTACTTAAGAATATGCCATAGTAGTTCTTGATCAGTGATGCCATAAGAATATGCCTGTAATTAATGCTGTTACCAACTTATATTTGTCAAATTATTGTTCTAATTTATCACTAGTGACCTGATCACAAATTTTGTCTTTGCTTTGTTTCGCTACTTAAGAATATGCCATAGTAGTTCTTGATCAGTGATGTGATTTTATTGTTGCTGCGTGGATTTTGCTATTACCATTTGGCATTTGCACTCGTTGCTTTCTTGTTTTGCCTCGGAACCTTTTGTTGCCGCTTCTCGTTATGTACACTTGCTTATTTAAACATACCCCCTAGGTTCATTTAAACCTTTTTTTCCTGCATGGCATGATCTTCTAAACTATCATGTTCCATATATTGTCTTGTTACTTACATTTGCTTCTTTGTATCAGGCTCCACCGGATGAAAAGAAGGCCTTGTATTTGCAATATGCTAAACTGGAGGAAGACTATGGACTCGCAAAACGTGCAATGAATGTATACGATGAAGCTGTAAGAGCTGTTCCTAACGGTCAAAAGATGAGTATGTATGAAATATACATAGCACGTGCTGCCGAACTTTTCGGTGTTCCAAGGACCAGACAAATATATGAGGTAAGCTTATTATCCTCGTTTGTATTCTTCTTTTCTGTTTCATGCTTTATAGTTTTGGGAACGGTACTGTTAAGTCCCTGTTTCGAGACAATGCGGTATTTTAGCAAAATGAGTACATTTATAGTGATCCCAGCTTCTTAATTATGTTTCTTACTGTTTAGTTGCATTATTAGTTAGTAATGCATGAACCTTCTATGCCCGCTCTAATGACTAAATTGGGGTATAAAGAAATTCACCAGTCATTTATCTGTGCATCACACCCTAGATTTAGCCTGTCAGGCCCTTCAGTATCGGAAAATGTACTTACTTTATTCTGCTCTGCTTCTTGGCATCTTTGCAGCAAGCTATAGAATCTGGTCTCCCAGATAGAGATGTTATGACAATGTGCATGAAGTTTGCGGAACTTGaaagaaatcttggagaaatcgacCGTTCGCGTGCTATTTATATCCATGCCTCCAACTATGCCGATCCAAACTCTCATCCAGAGTTTTGGAAAAAGTGGAATGACTTCGAGATCCAACACGGTAATGAAGATACGTTCAGGGAGATGCTTCGTATCAAGCGTACAGTGGCAGCTAGCCGCAGTCAGGTATGTCACATGGATCAACTCTATAGACAGACGTCAAGAAGCATCCTTGTATCGTAAACTGATGTTGTAATTATGTGCCATGTGCAGACTCATTTCATCCTTCCTGAGTACTTGATGCAAAGGGACCAGAGGCTAACCATGGATGAGGCGGTGGACACTCTGACACGTGCTGGTGTTCCTCAGGATGAGATGGCGGCCCTAGAAAGGCAACTAGTTTCTGAACCATCCTCGGCGCCAGCTGCAGCTCCAAGCACCAGTACGACTCCCGCTAACAGAATGATGAACTTTGTTAGCGCCGGAGCAGAGGCGCGGGCTGAGAGCAGCACAGAACAGGCTGCTGCCAACAATGAGGACATCGAGCTGCCTGATGAAGAGAGTGATGAGGAGGCGGATGTCCAAATCGAAGAGAGGAGTGTTCCTGCTGCTGTGTTTGGAGAGCTTGGCAAGAGAGCTGCAGAGAACAGGGAGGAAAGCTCTTCTGCTCAAGAGAACGAGCAGCAGCTGGGCGCTCTTGAGAGAATTAAGCGAAGGCGTCAATAGGGTCTCACTATTAAGAATGTAATCCCAGTAACTGGCGCTGAGCTCAATGATGTTGTAGTTGTTACGTGTAATCATTTTCTTGTTGGCGTTTGCTCTTCTTGTACAAGAATTTTACAGGAGTCCAGTCTTGATCAACAACAGTTTTTTGTGTAcaaactagaactcttggggtgtCATGCCCATTTTTTTAATGAAAATTTGTTGATTCCAAGGAATGAACATTGGAACTAGCAATGCTTCCGTTGGGCTTTGCAATGAGAAATATACTCATTTTTCTTTAGGAAAATTTAAtatttattcctcaaatttgaatCCAATGAGTGAGCCACTTCGATGTAGCTCACAGATTAGTTAGtagaaagcacaaaagaaatgaaAAGGTAGCTGTAAGAACTGTACAGTTTTCCCTACTACTTCCATCTCGATCCCTCCCATCTTCAGGCATTTTTCACTACTCATTTGCACTACAAACGAATCAATCCTGTTGAAATTACAACCCCCTTGCCAATGATCCTGAACTTGCATCAGAACCAAGAATGCATCACTTCAGGTAATCTGCGCCGTCCAGAAAGCGCGCATACTCTGTCCCGTTGAGTTTGCTGTTCACATCCTCCCAGTTCCTGACAAGGTCTGGAAGCGGACGTGTATGAATCTTCACCTGCCTGCTGACCAGTTTCCTCACTGGAACGCCCAGGAATTCTTGCACCTGGAGTAATGCCTGCACACACAGAGACGCTATTAAAGTAACCTGCAAAGTTATTGATCGGTCACTAGGGCATTCAAATGTGTTCAGTACATTTCTGTTGCTGATTATGTCCTCGTAGTAGAGGATCATGCGCCGTGTCGTGTTGAAGTAGTCCAGGCAATCTCCCATGTACTTCTCAACATCCCTGATGTTTGAAATCAGAGTTGACACGTCCAGTTCTGGTTTGAATTTCGCTAGTATCTCAGCCTGGCCCAGAACAAGATATATTGATCAGATGAATGCactagtcaatatgaccaacaggTTGCATATCAGAAGACAGTTAAGAATGTTGCTCAAAAGAGAAAGGAGTGGATCAAAGCGCAGATCTC
This region of Lolium perenne isolate Kyuss_39 chromosome 2, Kyuss_2.0, whole genome shotgun sequence genomic DNA includes:
- the LOC127331884 gene encoding uncharacterized protein, encoding MPSAAAGPTAVAPPMPKPSAPAALPFAGISADLYPTEDDLPYEEEILREPFKLKGWWRYLVARAAAPFPKRAVIYERALKALPGSYKLWHAYLRERLDHARPHPISHPAYASLNNTFERALATMHKMPRVWALYLASLLDQRLLTRGRRAFDRALRALPVTQHDRIWPLYLRLASLHACPVETSFRVFRRYLQFDPSHAEDFIEFLVSSNRWQEAADRLASVLNDDGFRSVKGKTRHQLWLELCDILTKHADEVAGLKVDAILRGGIRKFTDEVGKLWTSLADYYVRRTLYEKARDVFEEGVASVMTVQEFSVVFEAYTQFEQSMLAAKLEAAEEDDGGEGSDEDDRKSGMDKLSKKFLAGCWLTDEDDTDLRLARFERLLDRRPELLSSVLLRQNPHNVEEWHRRVKLFEKEPARQVATYVEAVKTVDPMKAVGKPHTLWVAFAKMYEQHNRLDSAEDIFKKATQVNYKVADHLATVWCEWAEMELRNQNFDKAIELMRLATAEPSVEVKRRAAAEGDEPVQLRLHKSLKLWSFYVDLEESLGSLETTRAVYERILDLRIATPQIILNYAFLLEENKYFEDAFKVFERGVKIFKYPHVKDIWVTYLTKFVKRYQRSKLERARELFTEAVQKAPPDEKKALYLQYAKLEEDYGLAKRAMNVYDEAVRAVPNGQKMSMYEIYIARAAELFGVPRTRQIYEQAIESGLPDRDVMTMCMKFAELERNLGEIDRSRAIYIHASNYADPNSHPEFWKKWNDFEIQHGNEDTFREMLRIKRTVAASRSQTHFILPEYLMQRDQRLTMDEAVDTLTRAGVPQDEMAALERQLVSEPSSAPAAAPSTSTTPANRMMNFVSAGAEARAESSTEQAAANNEDIELPDEESDEEADVQIEERSVPAAVFGELGKRAAENREESSSAQENEQQLGALERIKRRRQ